In the Pseudoliparis swirei isolate HS2019 ecotype Mariana Trench chromosome 21, NWPU_hadal_v1, whole genome shotgun sequence genome, one interval contains:
- the LOC130212238 gene encoding zinc finger protein 64-like, translated as MEGRSLFQSHMTDHRQWEHDSFSLHCCLCDHSTNQEAEMRAHAHTHLQGLLGAEGETRCPVTSSSASPSVAVATRPGTAGASEPHRCRICQRSFPGQQELLVHFQGHRQGNQYRCDRCGHLTRTANKLVEHVRVHTGERPFTCDLCPYSAKRRDSLRLHCKVKHPGHAHRAHVGGDQLSNKHLQRLHTASCSSSLPPLHPSLSHRAGWRDLSPLLPITTLISLKPRPPSSSSPSSSSSSSSKNSFLGYLGLTPPL; from the exons AtggaggggcggagcctgttccAGAGTCACATGACGGACCACCGCCAATGGGAGCACGACTCCTTCTCGCTGCACTGCTGCTTGTGCGACCACTCGACCAATCAGGAGGCCGAGATGAGGGCTCACGCCCACACGCACCTGCAGGGGCTCCTGGGAGCCGAGGGAgagacgag atGCCCCGTCACCTCGTCCTCCGCCTCCCCGTCAGTTGCCGTGGCAACCCGTCCGGGGACCGCCGGCGCCTCGGAGCCTCACCGCTGCCGCATCTGCCAGAGGTCGTTTCCGGGGCAACAGGAGCTGCTGGTGCACTTCCAGGGTCATCGCCAGGGCAACCAGTACCGCTGCGACCGCTGCGGTCACCTGACGCGCACCGCCAACAAGCTGGTGGAGCACGTGCGCGTGCACACGGGCGAGCGGCCCTTCACCTGCGACCTCTGCCCCTACAGCGCCAAGCGCAGGGACAGCCTGCGCCTGCACTGCAAGGTCAAGCACCCGGGCCACGCCCACCGCGCCCACGTGGGCGGCGACCAGCTCTCGAACAAACACCTGCAGCGGCTGCAcaccgcctcctgctcctcctccctccctcctcttcatccctcgcTCTCCCACCGGGCCGGGTGGAGGGActtgtctcctctgctccccATCACCACGCTCATCTCCCTGAAGCCacgccctccttcctcctcctctccttcgtcctcctcgtcttcctcctctaaaAACTCCTTCCTCGGTTACCTCGGCCTGACACCTCCTTTGTGA
- the LOC130212233 gene encoding uncharacterized protein LOC130212233 isoform X1: MKMKAWLLLLLVAPYSSLSASGETEGAWPPCPPPWLLVGRRCFALQPVWSSWSNAELMCSQVGGHLASLHTAEEEAFVRRLDITHPQVWLGGGQQKNGSWFWSDGFPFSGWTNQRPAEAREGGACMALTPKSGELSAAPCGELRFYICSTRARKPVHPGIVRGVSLCDVMWGHSASLAEEILHSSSLLRQLRSGNLTRRCYDSFLQQEALYLHRVSSTLEVLIGRSREADDVTSLLLDTLKQYSRNQESFHQVVQEDPVYWLVALSARAALRHFLSRELVSGSEVTAGPLLREWSADAQTKVTWMQRFRQLVDLRQRHMDCSRPSTSSGIT, encoded by the exons atgaagatgaaggcttggctcctcctcctcctcgtggcgCCGTACTCCTCCCTCTCGGCTTCGGGGGAAACGGAGG GGGCGTGGCCTCCCTGCCCCCCGCCGTGGCTCCTGGTGGGGAGGAGGTGCTTCGCTCTGCAGCCCGTGTGGAGCTCCTGGAGCAACGCGGAg ctgatgTGCTCTCAGGTGGGAGGTCACCTGGCGTCGCTCCacacggcggaggaggaggcgtttgTGCGTCGGCTGGACATCACACACCCTCAGGTGTGGCTGGGTGGAGGCCAGCAG AAGAACGGCTCTTGGTTTTGGAGCGACGGCTTCCCCTTCAGTggctggaccaatcagaggccggcagaggccagagagggcggggcttgcatgGCACTGACACCAAAAA GTGGAGAGCTCAGCGCCGCCCCCTGTGGCGAGCTGCGGTTCTACATCTGCTCCACCAGAGCCAG GAAACCAGTCCATCCAG GCATCGTGCGCGGTGTGAGCCTGTGTGACGTTATGTGGGGTCACAGCGCCTCCCTGGCGGAGGAgatcctccactcctcctccctcctccggcAGCTGCGCTCCGGCAACCTCACGCGGCGCTGCTACGACAGCTTCCTCCAGCAGGAGGCGCTGTACCTGCACCGGGTCAGCAGCacgctggag GTCCTGATTGGTCGTTCCCGGGAAGCGGACGACGTGACGTCACTGCTGCTGGACACGCTGAAGCAGTACAGCAGGAACCAGGAG TCCTTCCACCAGGTGGTCCAGGAGGATCCGGTCTACTGGCTGGTGGCTCTGTCGGCCCGGGCCGCCCTgcgtcacttcctgtcccgggAGCTGGtctcggggtcagaggtcacggccgGCCCCCTCCTCCGGGAGTGGAGCGCCGACGCCCAGACGAAGGTCACCTGGATGCAAAG GTTCAGGCAGCTGGTGGACCTGCGTCAGCGGCACATGGACTGTTCCAGGCCGTCAACATCTTCAGGGATCACATGA
- the LOC130212233 gene encoding uncharacterized protein LOC130212233 isoform X2, with protein MKMKAWLLLLLVAPYSSLSASGETEGAWPPCPPPWLLVGRRCFALQPVWSSWSNAELMCSQVGGHLASLHTAEEEAFVRRLDITHPQVWLGGGQQKNGSWFWSDGFPFSGWTNQRPAEAREGGACMALTPKSGELSAAPCGELRFYICSTRARKPVHPGIVRGVSLCDVMWGHSASLAEEILHSSSLLRQLRSGNLTRRCYDSFLQQEALYLHRVSSTLEVLIGRSREADDVTSLLLDTLKQYSRNQESFHQVVQEDPVYWLVALSARAALRHFLSRELVSGSEVTAGPLLREWSADAQTKVTWMQRGRQISRPPL; from the exons atgaagatgaaggcttggctcctcctcctcctcgtggcgCCGTACTCCTCCCTCTCGGCTTCGGGGGAAACGGAGG GGGCGTGGCCTCCCTGCCCCCCGCCGTGGCTCCTGGTGGGGAGGAGGTGCTTCGCTCTGCAGCCCGTGTGGAGCTCCTGGAGCAACGCGGAg ctgatgTGCTCTCAGGTGGGAGGTCACCTGGCGTCGCTCCacacggcggaggaggaggcgtttgTGCGTCGGCTGGACATCACACACCCTCAGGTGTGGCTGGGTGGAGGCCAGCAG AAGAACGGCTCTTGGTTTTGGAGCGACGGCTTCCCCTTCAGTggctggaccaatcagaggccggcagaggccagagagggcggggcttgcatgGCACTGACACCAAAAA GTGGAGAGCTCAGCGCCGCCCCCTGTGGCGAGCTGCGGTTCTACATCTGCTCCACCAGAGCCAG GAAACCAGTCCATCCAG GCATCGTGCGCGGTGTGAGCCTGTGTGACGTTATGTGGGGTCACAGCGCCTCCCTGGCGGAGGAgatcctccactcctcctccctcctccggcAGCTGCGCTCCGGCAACCTCACGCGGCGCTGCTACGACAGCTTCCTCCAGCAGGAGGCGCTGTACCTGCACCGGGTCAGCAGCacgctggag GTCCTGATTGGTCGTTCCCGGGAAGCGGACGACGTGACGTCACTGCTGCTGGACACGCTGAAGCAGTACAGCAGGAACCAGGAG TCCTTCCACCAGGTGGTCCAGGAGGATCCGGTCTACTGGCTGGTGGCTCTGTCGGCCCGGGCCGCCCTgcgtcacttcctgtcccgggAGCTGGtctcggggtcagaggtcacggccgGCCCCCTCCTCCGGGAGTGGAGCGCCGACGCCCAGACGAAGGTCACCTGGATGCAAAG ggggcgccagataTCACGTccccccctctga